Proteins from a genomic interval of Neodiprion lecontei isolate iyNeoLeco1 chromosome 2, iyNeoLeco1.1, whole genome shotgun sequence:
- the LOC107217839 gene encoding RNA-binding protein 39 isoform X3, whose protein sequence is MLNPRLQCFPKTQLEQDSLSREKSSKVNGSSRKSSGKSKHRSRTRSRSRDRKDRRDRDRGERDRDRDRERERERGERERDRDRGDRDRDRGDRERERDKDRDRERDKDRDKDRDKERDRDRKRRTRSRERRDRDKDKESEREKDRGRDRDRKKKRSLTPISLPRVRPPFGKAVSPLGLVDELTPEERDARTVFCMQLSQRIRARDLEEFFSSVGKVQDVRLITCNKTRRFKGIAYVEFKDPESVTLALGLSGQKLLGIPIVVQHTQAEKNRMGNSMPNLMPKGQTGPMRLYVGSLHFNITEDMLRGIFEPFGKIDNIQLIMDPETGRSKGYGFLTFRNADDAKKALEQLNGFELAGRPMKVGNVTERTDLLQGSSLLDTDELDRSGIDLGATGRLQLMCKLAEGTGLEIPPAAANALNMAPVIAAPQPPPQAAPPIATQCFMLSNMFDPQNETNPNWAKEIRDDVIEECNKHGGVLHVYVDQASPQGNVYVKCPSIATAVAAVNSLHGRWFAGRVITAAYVPLVNYHSLFPDAMTALQLLAPSAPRRGM, encoded by the exons GAAGAGCAAACATCGCTCAAGAACGCGTTCAAGATCAAGAGATCGGAAAGACAGGAGAGATCGAGACCGTGGAGAGAGAGATCGGGATCGAGATCGTGAACGTGAGCGTGAAcgcggagagagagagcgtGATCGTGACCGAGGAGACAGAGATCGCGATAGGGGAGACAGAGAACGGGAGCGGGACAAGGATAGGGACAGAGAGCGAGATAAAGACCGTGACAAAGACCGTGATAAGGAGCGAGATCGCGACAGAAAACGAAGAACACGCTCTCGAGAGCGGCGAGACCGAGACAAAGATAAGGAATCCGAAAGAGAAAAGGATCGAGGCCGTGACAgggacagaaaaaaaaagagatcgCTGACGCCCATCTCGCTTCCTAGAGTTCGACCACCCTTTGGGAAGGCAGTTAGTCCGCTAGGCCT GGTCGATGAACTCACTCCCGAAGAACGTGATGCTCGAACTGTATTTTGCATGCAACTGAGCCAGCGAATCAGGGCGCGCGACTTAGAAGAGTTCTTCTCCAGCGTTGGCAAAGTCCAGGATGTCAGACTCATCACCTGCAATAAAACAAGGCGATTCAAGGGAATTGCCTATGTCGAATTTAAGGATCCAGAAAGTGTTACACTA GCGTTGGGGTTATCGGGACAGAAATTACTGGGCATACCGATAGTTGTCCAACACACTCAAGCAGAGAAAAATCGTATGGGCAACTCAATGCCAAACCTTATGCCAAAAGGACAGACGGGACCGATGCGGCTTTACGTTGGGTCTCTGCATTTCAATATAACTGAAGACATGCTTCGAGGGATTTTTGAACCATTTGGTAAAATTGATAACATCCAATTGATCATGGATCCCGAAACTGGTCGCAGCAAAGGGTACGGATTTTTAACG TTCCGAAATGCCGATGACGCGAAAAAAGCTTTGGAACAATTGAATGGGTTTGAACTAGCTGGCAGGCCCATGAAAGTCGGTAATGTCACGGAACGTACAGATTTACTCCAGGGCTCTTCTCTCTTGGACACTGACGAATTGGATCGCAGTGGTATAGACCTTGGTGCAACGGGCAG GCTACAACTGATGTGCAAATTGGCTGAAGGAACTGGCCTTGAAATTCCTCCAGCAGCAGCAAACGCTCTGAACATGGCGCCAGTGATTGCAGCCCCACAACCACCTCCGCAAGCGGCTCCACCTATTGCCACTCAGTGTTTTATGTTGTCGAACATGTTTGATCCGCAAAA CGAGACGAATCCAAATTGGGCCAAGGAAATCAGAGACGATGTTATTGAAGAGTGTAACAAACACGGAGGTGTTTTACACGTCTACGTTGATCAGGCCTCTCCTCAAGGTAACGTGTATGTGAAATGTCCATCAATCGCGACAGCCGTCGCTGCTGTGAATTCGTTGCACGGACGATGGTTCGCGGGACGTGTTATAACTGCAGCGTATGTGCCTCTGGTTAATTACCACTCGTTATTCCCCGACGCAATGACGGCCTTACAGTTACTTGCACCGAGTGCTCCAAGGCGAGGAATGTGA
- the LOC107217839 gene encoding RNA-binding protein 39 isoform X1 has product MRGISENSPNRTMAEDFDVEALLEAPYKKGEQDSLSREKSSKVNGSSRKSSGKSKHRSRTRSRSRDRKDRRDRDRGERDRDRDRERERERGERERDRDRGDRDRDRGDRERERDKDRDRERDKDRDKDRDKERDRDRKRRTRSRERRDRDKDKESEREKDRGRDRDRKKKRSLTPISLPRVRPPFGKAVSPLGLVDELTPEERDARTVFCMQLSQRIRARDLEEFFSSVGKVQDVRLITCNKTRRFKGIAYVEFKDPESVTLALGLSGQKLLGIPIVVQHTQAEKNRMGNSMPNLMPKGQTGPMRLYVGSLHFNITEDMLRGIFEPFGKIDNIQLIMDPETGRSKGYGFLTFRNADDAKKALEQLNGFELAGRPMKVGNVTERTDLLQGSSLLDTDELDRSGIDLGATGRLQLMCKLAEGTGLEIPPAAANALNMAPVIAAPQPPPQAAPPIATQCFMLSNMFDPQNETNPNWAKEIRDDVIEECNKHGGVLHVYVDQASPQGNVYVKCPSIATAVAAVNSLHGRWFAGRVITAAYVPLVNYHSLFPDAMTALQLLAPSAPRRGM; this is encoded by the exons GAAGAGCAAACATCGCTCAAGAACGCGTTCAAGATCAAGAGATCGGAAAGACAGGAGAGATCGAGACCGTGGAGAGAGAGATCGGGATCGAGATCGTGAACGTGAGCGTGAAcgcggagagagagagcgtGATCGTGACCGAGGAGACAGAGATCGCGATAGGGGAGACAGAGAACGGGAGCGGGACAAGGATAGGGACAGAGAGCGAGATAAAGACCGTGACAAAGACCGTGATAAGGAGCGAGATCGCGACAGAAAACGAAGAACACGCTCTCGAGAGCGGCGAGACCGAGACAAAGATAAGGAATCCGAAAGAGAAAAGGATCGAGGCCGTGACAgggacagaaaaaaaaagagatcgCTGACGCCCATCTCGCTTCCTAGAGTTCGACCACCCTTTGGGAAGGCAGTTAGTCCGCTAGGCCT GGTCGATGAACTCACTCCCGAAGAACGTGATGCTCGAACTGTATTTTGCATGCAACTGAGCCAGCGAATCAGGGCGCGCGACTTAGAAGAGTTCTTCTCCAGCGTTGGCAAAGTCCAGGATGTCAGACTCATCACCTGCAATAAAACAAGGCGATTCAAGGGAATTGCCTATGTCGAATTTAAGGATCCAGAAAGTGTTACACTA GCGTTGGGGTTATCGGGACAGAAATTACTGGGCATACCGATAGTTGTCCAACACACTCAAGCAGAGAAAAATCGTATGGGCAACTCAATGCCAAACCTTATGCCAAAAGGACAGACGGGACCGATGCGGCTTTACGTTGGGTCTCTGCATTTCAATATAACTGAAGACATGCTTCGAGGGATTTTTGAACCATTTGGTAAAATTGATAACATCCAATTGATCATGGATCCCGAAACTGGTCGCAGCAAAGGGTACGGATTTTTAACG TTCCGAAATGCCGATGACGCGAAAAAAGCTTTGGAACAATTGAATGGGTTTGAACTAGCTGGCAGGCCCATGAAAGTCGGTAATGTCACGGAACGTACAGATTTACTCCAGGGCTCTTCTCTCTTGGACACTGACGAATTGGATCGCAGTGGTATAGACCTTGGTGCAACGGGCAG GCTACAACTGATGTGCAAATTGGCTGAAGGAACTGGCCTTGAAATTCCTCCAGCAGCAGCAAACGCTCTGAACATGGCGCCAGTGATTGCAGCCCCACAACCACCTCCGCAAGCGGCTCCACCTATTGCCACTCAGTGTTTTATGTTGTCGAACATGTTTGATCCGCAAAA CGAGACGAATCCAAATTGGGCCAAGGAAATCAGAGACGATGTTATTGAAGAGTGTAACAAACACGGAGGTGTTTTACACGTCTACGTTGATCAGGCCTCTCCTCAAGGTAACGTGTATGTGAAATGTCCATCAATCGCGACAGCCGTCGCTGCTGTGAATTCGTTGCACGGACGATGGTTCGCGGGACGTGTTATAACTGCAGCGTATGTGCCTCTGGTTAATTACCACTCGTTATTCCCCGACGCAATGACGGCCTTACAGTTACTTGCACCGAGTGCTCCAAGGCGAGGAATGTGA
- the LOC107217839 gene encoding RNA-binding protein 39 isoform X2: protein MAEDFDVEALLEAPYKKGEQDSLSREKSSKVNGSSRKSSGKSKHRSRTRSRSRDRKDRRDRDRGERDRDRDRERERERGERERDRDRGDRDRDRGDRERERDKDRDRERDKDRDKDRDKERDRDRKRRTRSRERRDRDKDKESEREKDRGRDRDRKKKRSLTPISLPRVRPPFGKAVSPLGLVDELTPEERDARTVFCMQLSQRIRARDLEEFFSSVGKVQDVRLITCNKTRRFKGIAYVEFKDPESVTLALGLSGQKLLGIPIVVQHTQAEKNRMGNSMPNLMPKGQTGPMRLYVGSLHFNITEDMLRGIFEPFGKIDNIQLIMDPETGRSKGYGFLTFRNADDAKKALEQLNGFELAGRPMKVGNVTERTDLLQGSSLLDTDELDRSGIDLGATGRLQLMCKLAEGTGLEIPPAAANALNMAPVIAAPQPPPQAAPPIATQCFMLSNMFDPQNETNPNWAKEIRDDVIEECNKHGGVLHVYVDQASPQGNVYVKCPSIATAVAAVNSLHGRWFAGRVITAAYVPLVNYHSLFPDAMTALQLLAPSAPRRGM from the exons GAAGAGCAAACATCGCTCAAGAACGCGTTCAAGATCAAGAGATCGGAAAGACAGGAGAGATCGAGACCGTGGAGAGAGAGATCGGGATCGAGATCGTGAACGTGAGCGTGAAcgcggagagagagagcgtGATCGTGACCGAGGAGACAGAGATCGCGATAGGGGAGACAGAGAACGGGAGCGGGACAAGGATAGGGACAGAGAGCGAGATAAAGACCGTGACAAAGACCGTGATAAGGAGCGAGATCGCGACAGAAAACGAAGAACACGCTCTCGAGAGCGGCGAGACCGAGACAAAGATAAGGAATCCGAAAGAGAAAAGGATCGAGGCCGTGACAgggacagaaaaaaaaagagatcgCTGACGCCCATCTCGCTTCCTAGAGTTCGACCACCCTTTGGGAAGGCAGTTAGTCCGCTAGGCCT GGTCGATGAACTCACTCCCGAAGAACGTGATGCTCGAACTGTATTTTGCATGCAACTGAGCCAGCGAATCAGGGCGCGCGACTTAGAAGAGTTCTTCTCCAGCGTTGGCAAAGTCCAGGATGTCAGACTCATCACCTGCAATAAAACAAGGCGATTCAAGGGAATTGCCTATGTCGAATTTAAGGATCCAGAAAGTGTTACACTA GCGTTGGGGTTATCGGGACAGAAATTACTGGGCATACCGATAGTTGTCCAACACACTCAAGCAGAGAAAAATCGTATGGGCAACTCAATGCCAAACCTTATGCCAAAAGGACAGACGGGACCGATGCGGCTTTACGTTGGGTCTCTGCATTTCAATATAACTGAAGACATGCTTCGAGGGATTTTTGAACCATTTGGTAAAATTGATAACATCCAATTGATCATGGATCCCGAAACTGGTCGCAGCAAAGGGTACGGATTTTTAACG TTCCGAAATGCCGATGACGCGAAAAAAGCTTTGGAACAATTGAATGGGTTTGAACTAGCTGGCAGGCCCATGAAAGTCGGTAATGTCACGGAACGTACAGATTTACTCCAGGGCTCTTCTCTCTTGGACACTGACGAATTGGATCGCAGTGGTATAGACCTTGGTGCAACGGGCAG GCTACAACTGATGTGCAAATTGGCTGAAGGAACTGGCCTTGAAATTCCTCCAGCAGCAGCAAACGCTCTGAACATGGCGCCAGTGATTGCAGCCCCACAACCACCTCCGCAAGCGGCTCCACCTATTGCCACTCAGTGTTTTATGTTGTCGAACATGTTTGATCCGCAAAA CGAGACGAATCCAAATTGGGCCAAGGAAATCAGAGACGATGTTATTGAAGAGTGTAACAAACACGGAGGTGTTTTACACGTCTACGTTGATCAGGCCTCTCCTCAAGGTAACGTGTATGTGAAATGTCCATCAATCGCGACAGCCGTCGCTGCTGTGAATTCGTTGCACGGACGATGGTTCGCGGGACGTGTTATAACTGCAGCGTATGTGCCTCTGGTTAATTACCACTCGTTATTCCCCGACGCAATGACGGCCTTACAGTTACTTGCACCGAGTGCTCCAAGGCGAGGAATGTGA
- the LOC107217827 gene encoding 2',5'-phosphodiesterase 12 — protein sequence MSYARLQYYLSKGTFLTCKVTNSCFPKILFRSKHQEKKLILKMNEAFVRYDEGTDNFDVTFRYVNAEYNVNKQFNFNRKSDSTVSNFLSRVDANVSKVLSAKKKKKKRKSKGEVLEDDLPVAECKSALLSHGLPIEGDAPCRSVFTPNADVSLVLLGSVYSVKYNAPWVSNIALPKCILASFPTYPSKFETYHTSQVESAFTWYRNNKSKPNANDWQEAAQGFVYTPKVEEIGCLLKLQCVPKKADQIGPTVEVTSPSTIEAGPGYCPFETRHLFTRTKLSGNCFRIVSYNILADLYTDSSYSREELFPYCPPYALDIDYRKYLILKELIGYNSDIICLQEVDSKIFQHDLLPTLSTLDYNGVFNRKGGTVSEGLSTFFNIHRFQKLNFESAVLSQNVDLPGFDQTWKSITNEKFKERFLCRSTAVQATTLLSLDNLSEILVVGNTHLYFHPDADHIRLLQGYYALHYVRNVANEVQKKFPDHNVSIVLCGDFNSVPECGIYQLMCKKQVPEDCKDWNSNPEEAVHSVSLSHDMSFASACGTPEYTNFTKGFADCLDYIYYQTDRLQVEQVIPMPSTEELTEYTALPSVVFPSDHISICADLKWNITR from the exons ATGTCGTATGCACGGTTGCAGTATTATCTGAGCAAAGGTACGTTCCTAACCTGCAAAGTGACAAACAGTTGTTTcccaaaaatattatttcgcTCGAAACACcaggagaaaaaattgatattgaaaatgaacGAGGCGTTCGTTCGTTACGACGAAGGAACCGACAACTTTGATGTGACTTTTCGGTACGTTAACGCGGAATATAATGTGAACAAGCAGTTCAATTTCAACAGAAAATCCGACTCCACGGTGTCAAATTTTCTCTCAAGAGTCGACGCGAATGTTAGCAAGGTTCTGAGcgcgaagaaaaagaaaaagaaaagaaaatcgaaaggTGAGGTTTTAGAGGATGACCTTCCCGTCGCTGAGTGCAAATCCGCTCTCCTATCCCACGGTCTGCCTATTGAAGGAGACGCACCCTGCAGAAGTGTTTTCACACCAAATGCTGACGTTAGTCTAGTGCTACTGGGGAGTGTATATTCGGTCAAGTACAACGCTCCGTGGGTGAGCAACATCGCATTGCCAAAATGCATACTCGCCAGCTTTCCAACTTATCCGTCAAAGTTCGAAACTTATCACACTTCTCAAGTCGAGTCGGCATTTACCTGGTACAGAAATAACAAGTCGAAACCCAACGCCAATGATTGGCAAGAAGCCGCTCAGGGGTTCGTGTATACTCCCAAAGTCGAAGAAATTGGCTGCCTGCTGAAACTACAATGCGTGCCCAAAAAAGCTGATCAAATAGGACCGACCGTCGAGGTCACATCTCCGTCAACAATTGAGGCTGGTCCAGGGTATTGTCCGTTTGAAACAAGACATTTGTTTACCAGGACAAAACTCTCTGGCAATTG TTTCAGAATAGTGTCATACAACATACTCGCAGACTTGTACACTGACTCTAGCTACTCAAGAGAGGAACTTTTTCCATACTGCCCGCCATACGCTCTAGATATTGACTACCGAAAATATCTTATTCTCAAAGAGTTGATAG gGTACAATTCTGATATTATCTGTCTCCAAGAAGTGGatagtaaaatatttcaacatgACTTACTTCCGACACTTTCAACTCTTGATTACAACGGTGTTTTTAATCGTAAGGGTGGGACTGTGAGTGAAGGGCTATCGACTTTCTTCAACATTCATAGATTCCAAAAACTGAACTTCGAATCTGCTGTTCTTAGCCAAAATGTAGATTTACCAGGATTCGATCAGACTTGGAAGTCTATAACGAACGAAAAGTTCAAGGAAAGATTTTTGTGCAGATCTACCGCTGTGCAA GCAACAACATTACTGTCGCTCGACAATCTTTCAGAAATTCTTGTTGTTGGTAATacacatttatattttcatcctGATGCCGATCACATACGCTTATTGCAAGGCTATTATGCCCTCCATTACGTTCGTAACGTTGCAAATGAAGTGCAGAAAAAG TTCCCGGACCACAATGTAAGTATCGTGTTGTGTGGCGATTTCAACAGTGTACCAGAATGTGGTATTTATCAACTGATGTGCAAAAAACAAGTACCTGAGGATTGCAAAGACTGGAATAGta ATCCTGAAGAGGCAGTACATTCTGTATCACTATCGCACGATATGTCGTTTGCTAGTGCATGCGGTACACCAGAGTATACCAACTTTACGAAAGGGTTTGCTGACTGTCTTGATTACATATATTATCAGACGGACCGACTACAAGTTGAACAAGTTATTCCAATGCCGAGCACTGAAGAGCTCACCGAATACACAGCGTTACCATCCGTCGTATTTCCTAGTGACCATATTAGCATCTGTGCAGATCTCAAATGGAATATAACTAGATGA